CCTAAAGCACAGGGGGAAAAGACATCAACATCGAGAGTATAAATTTCATCGGGTTCTACAACTGTAGCTCCGTAAAGGCGCTTAATTTCTGCCGTTCTTTCTGAATTAATGTCGGTGACAAAAAGAGTTGCTCCCTTTTCGTAGAGAAGCTTACACAGATTGCTGCCAACATTTCCCAGTCCTTGAATAGCAATTTTTAGCTCGTCGAGTCTTTTTTGTAAGCCAAACTCTACTGCCGCTTTTATCCCAAGCAAAACTCCGCATGCTGTTATAGGAGCGGGTCCTCCAGATTTTTCTGATACTCCCACAACATACTTAGTTTCCCGACAGATTTCCCGCACGTCGCGGGGAGAAAGATTTACATCCTGTCCCGTAATAAAACGTCCGTTCAAGCTGTTGACAAATCGTCCATAAGCTCTCAAAAGTTCGCTGGTTTTAGCTCGCGGGTCGGCAATGATTACCGCTTTACCGCCACCAACGGGAATGTTGGCACAGGCTGCTTTGTAGGTCATGCCGCGACTGAGGCGAAGAACATCTCGCAGTGCATCGGCTTCACTTACATAAGGCCACAAGCGAGTTGCTCCCATTGCCGAACCCAGGCTGGCATCGTGAATCGCAATTATTGCCTTTAAATTTTGTTCTGGGTTATGACAAAAAAGAACTTGTTCGTGACCCATTCGTGTAACAGTTTCAAAAAGCTCCACGCTGCTCCCCTTCTACACCTGATTCAGCTAATAGTTTGCTATTGTTGGTAGTCATTAAGTAAGTCTATTAGTCACTATAAGTAAGTAAATTCAAGCGATCGGTAATTGAATAAAGAAAAGACAAGCTGGCTTTTCCTATTTTTTTTATCGTCAATAAACTTCACTTCCCAACTCGGTCTATTTAAGTAAAATTAGGTTGACAAACGGTTACGCAAGCCCTAAATTGGAGAATATTTTTCAGAGGCTGTGAACTGAATTCAGTTTATGGAGCTTGAAAGCCCCAATCGCGCCTCTTTGGGTTGCTGTTCCGTTTTACGGCAGGGAACGTAACCTAATTTTTTTATGTCTAAACCTAATGCTTTAAAGTTCGAGCCTGGTAGTAGTTTTTGAGTAAAATCCGAGAGATAAATCGCTGTT
This sequence is a window from Myxosarcina sp. GI1. Protein-coding genes within it:
- the scyB gene encoding tryptophan dehydrogenase ScyB, yielding MELFETVTRMGHEQVLFCHNPEQNLKAIIAIHDASLGSAMGATRLWPYVSEADALRDVLRLSRGMTYKAACANIPVGGGKAVIIADPRAKTSELLRAYGRFVNSLNGRFITGQDVNLSPRDVREICRETKYVVGVSEKSGGPAPITACGVLLGIKAAVEFGLQKRLDELKIAIQGLGNVGSNLCKLLYEKGATLFVTDINSERTAEIKRLYGATVVEPDEIYTLDVDVFSPCALGATLNDSTIPLLKASIVAGAANNQLENEQLHSKLLKSKGIFYCPDYVINAGGLIDVYNEMIGYEEHKAFKQLNGIYDTLLEIFNIAKQQDITNFEAAQKLAEERIKKARLQKATKEH